A genome region from Danio aesculapii chromosome 2, fDanAes4.1, whole genome shotgun sequence includes the following:
- the acap2a gene encoding arf-GAP with coiled-coil, ANK repeat and PH domain-containing protein 2, producing MPFIVSTMKVTVDFEECLKDSPRFRATIEDVEEDFGELESKLDKLVKLCIGMIDAGRVYNQANKHFVNGIRDLALQSTRDEVIGSSLAAFSETLQEMNNYHTILFDQAQRSIRSQLQTFVKEDLRKFKDAKKQFDKVSEEKEVALVKNAQVPRNKLHEVEEATNILTTTQKFFRNIALDYVLQINVLQSKRRLEILKSMLAYMNANLTFFNQGHDLFSQLQPLMKQLSGQLDQLVVDSAKEKRDMEQKHSSIQQKAALQDFSTEDTKLEYNIDTDNGIAMEGYLFKRASNAFKTWNRRWFSIQNSQLVYQKRFRDNPTVVVEDLRLCTVKHCEDVERRFCFEVLSPSKSCMMQADSEKLRQAWIKAVQSSIASAYRENEDEIISLDRQSSASLGSLDSGCESVKPVKGESALQRVLAVPGNEFCCDCGQSDPRWASINLCITLCIECSGIHRSLGVHNSKVRSLTLDTWEPELLKLMCELGNDVINHIYEAHREENGGKKPQPGDPRREIEAFIRAKYVDKRFVLKPTEQEQMEKIMALRKHDKRMQGNMEFLPPRPPPPTPKLRTASNASAASLSGQEVRRDSLFCPDELDSLFSYFDTSSKLQNLKRADSGIQNSADGSREMLASTPSSSSLSETDLQESEAAANQAERSPVFSKLTDFSADSLLYWASCACSLKDMAQALAHGADINWVNVEDSSRTPLIQAVQGGSLISCEFLLQNAACVDQQDIRGRGPLHHATILGHTGQVCLFLKRGAKQNTVDTDSRSPLSIAVEAANADIVTLLRLAKMNEEMKGSEGAFGQAGQYSLSQSHTEQQYKKCIQEFISLHLQES from the exons ctGGTGAAGTTGTGTATTGGGATGATAGACGCTGGCAGAGTTTATAACCAGGCCAACAAGCACTTTGTGAATGGAATCCGAGATCTAGCTTTACAGTCAACCAGAGACGAAGTCATCGGG TCTAGTTTAGCAGCATTTTCTGAGACTCTGCAGGAGATGAACAACTACCATACA ATTTTATTTGATCAAGCTCAGAGGTCCATCAGGTCCCAGCTTCAGACGTTTGTAAAAGA AGACTTAAGAAAGTTTAAAGATGCCAAAAAGCAGTTTGATAAGGTGAGTGAAGAGAAGGAGGTGGCGCTGGTGAAAAATGCTCAGGTGCCTCGCAATAAACTACACGAGGTCGAAGAAGCCACCAACATCCTGACCACAACACAGAAATTCTTCCGTAACATCGCCCTGGACTACGTGCTGCAG ataAATGTCCTTCAGTCAAAAAGAAGATTGGAAATCCTCAAATCT ATGCTGGCCTATATGAATGCCAACCTCACCTTTTTCAATCAAGGACATGATTTGTTTAGCCAGCTCCAGCCATTAATGAAGCAGCTCAGTGGTCAG ctggatcagttggtggtgGATTCAGCAAAGGAGAAAAGAGACATGGAGCAAAAACACTCGTCTATCCAACAGAAG GCTGCTTTGCAG GATTTCTCCACTGAAGACACTAAACTGGAATATAATATAGACACTGATAATGGAATAGCTATGGAGGGATACCTCTTCAAAAGAGCAAGCAATGCCTTTAAAACCTGGAACAG ACGGTGGTTTTCTATTCAAAACAGTCAGCTGGTTTATCAGAAGAGGTTCAGG GATAACCCCACAGTAGTTGTAGAAGATCTGAGACTCTGCACTGTTAAGCACTGTGAGGACGTGGAGAGACGCTTTTGTTTCGAAGTGCTGTCTCCGTCCAA GAGCTGTATGATGCAGGCCGACTCGGAGAAGCTGCGGCAGGCCTGGATCAAAGCTGTGCAGAGCAGCATCGCCTCAGCCTACAGAGAGAACGAAGACGAAATTATT AGTCTGGACAGGCAGTCGTCAGCCTCTCTGGGCAGTCTGGACTCCGGCTGTGAGTCTGTGAAGCCGGTTAAAGGTGAGAGTGCTCTTCAGCGGGTGCTGGCCGTTCCGGGCAATGAGTTCTGCTGTGACTGTGGCCAGAGCGATCCCCGCTGGGCCAGCATTAACCTCTGCATCACACTCTGCATCGAGTGCTCGGGCATTCACAG gagTTTAGGAGTTCACAATTCAAAGGTGCGATCTCTCACACTCGACACATGGGAACCAGAACTGCTGAAG TTGATGTGTGAGCTGGGAAATgatgtgattaatcacatctACGAAGCTCACAGAGAAGAGAATGGTGGCAAGAAACCTCAGCCTGGAGATCCCAG ACGGGAAATTGAAGCCTTCATCCGTGCTAAGTATGTAGACAAAAGGTTTGTCCTGAAACCTACAGAGCAGGAACAAATGGAAAAGATCATGGCGCTGAGGAAACATGACAAACGCATGCAGGGGAACATGGAGTTTCTGCCACCGCGTCCTCCCCCTCCGACACCCAAACTCCGAACTGCCTCCAATGCCTCAG CAGCTTCCCTTAGTGGCCAGGAGGTGCGACGGGATTCGCTGTTCTGCCCTGATGAGCTTGATTCTCTATTTTCCTACTTTGACACATCCTCAAAGTTGCAAAACT TAAAGAGAGCGGACAGCGGGATTCAGAACAGTGCAGACGGGAGCAGAGAGATGTTGGCCTCCACCCCCTCCAGCTCCAGCCTGAGTGAAACAG ATCTTCAAGAGTCAGAGGCGGCAGCGAATCAGGCCGAGCGTTCTCCAGTGTTCTCGAAGCTGACTGATTTCTCCGCTGACTCTCTTCTTTACTGGGCGTCGTGTGCTTGCAGCCTTAAAGACATGGCACAGGCTCTGGCTCACGGAGCTGACATCAACTGGGTCAATGTAGAAGACAGCAGTCGCACTCCACTAATACAAGCTGTACAAGGG GGTTCTCTGATCAGCTGTGAATTCCTGCTTCAAAATGCTGCCTGTGTAGACCAGCAGGACATTCGTGGCAGAGGACCACTACATCATGCCACCATTCTGGGCCATACCGG TCAAGTGTGTCTGTTCCTAAAACGAGGAGCCAAGCAGAACACTGTGGACACTGATAGCAGAAGCCCTCTGTCCATTGCAGTGGAGGCTGCAAACGCAGACATCGTCACTCT GTTACGTTTAGCAAagatgaatgaagaaatgaaagGGTCCGAAGGAGCGTTTGGCCAGGCTGGTCAATACTCTCTCTCCCAGAGTCACACCGAGCAACAGTATAAAAAATGCATTCAAGAGTTTATAAGTTTGCACTTACAGGAGTCCTAG
- the tmem125b gene encoding transmembrane protein 125, translating to MELLPLGVLSRGRPVHLQAEPLWLQHPAMEEQVELWWFNKPHVSLLCYCFSVAMVLSLGSAGVGLLSTASSAVGPSVLWRLAVGSTLCLLALVVLMKQLLSSAVQDMGCIRNRRRIEQLRSGGTVDPLLLLFTGLALMVCGITLLSLSQTDMLLSGGTLLACGGAVVLGVAAYGGMVYVQGRRNTRRRRRRRVRVYTVTGQRNPPWRDSTYSQSNLL from the coding sequence ATGGAGCTTCTCCCGCTGGGTGTGCTGAGTCGCGGACGTCCCGTTCACCTGCAAGCGGAACCCCTGTGGCTCCAGCATCCCGCCATGGAGGAGCAGGTGGAACTGTGGTGGTTCAACAAGCCGCACGTCTCTCTCCTGTGCTACTGCTTCTCCGTGGCTATGGTCCTGAGTCTGGGTTCAGCCGGCGTGGGTCTCCTCTCCACCGCCTCCTCTGCTGTGGGACCCTCAGTGCTGTGGCGTTTGGCTGTGGGCTCCACCCTGTGTCTGCTGGCGCTGGTGGTCCTGATGAAGCAGCTGCTCAGCTCGGCCGTGCAGGACATGGGCTGCATTCGCAACCGCAGACGCATCGAGCAGCTGCGCAGCGGAGGAACCGTGGACCCCTTGCTTCTGCTCTTCACTGGTTTGGCACTGATGGTCTGCGGGATAACTCTGCTCAGTCTCTCTCAAACAGACATGCTGCTCTCTGGTGGGACCCTACTGGCTTGTGGAGGCGCTGTGGTGCTTGGTGTGGCGGCTTATGGAGGGATGGTTTATGTGCAGGGAAGGAGAAACACAAGGAGGCGAAGGCGGCGGAGGGTGAGAGTGTATACGGTGACGGGGCAAAGGAATCCACCATGGAGGGATTCAACTTATAGTCAGTCGAATTTGTTGTAA